The Stigmatella ashevillena genomic sequence CCTGCTGATGCTGGTCTTTACCGCCTGCGCGAGCATCGAGACTCGCACGGATTATGATCCTGGCTCCGTGGAGAGGCTGACTGGGTACCGCACCTATGCTTGGTTGCCTTCACCTCAAACGCAAACCACACAAGTTTACAATCCCATTGTCGAATCGCGGGTTCGGTCCGCCGTGGAGAAAGAACTTCAATCACGCGGCTATCAAGAGGTCTCTCAAAACCCAGACTTCACGATTGGATGGCATGGCGCCATTGATCAGAAGTTGGATGTGCAGACCGTGGACCAGTACTACGGCTACGCCTGGGATCCTTGGTACTCGCCCTTCTATCTGGGCCCCGCGGTGCCCGAGACGCGCGTCCGGGAGTACCAGGAGGGCACGCTCATCCTCGATTTCATCGATGCGGCCAGCAACAAGCTGGTCTGGCGCGGTACAGCCCAGGCCGAGCTGAAGGAATCGGCTTCCGCCAGCAAGCGCCAGGAGCGGCTCAACAAGGCCGTTCACGACATGCTCAAAGACTTTCCACCCAAGTCGAAGAAGTAGCCCCGGCTTGCGCCCCCGCGCGTGTGAGCCCGAGCGGGAGGGCATGGGGGCTGCGCACCGTGAGGGATTTGTTCCAGGTGAGATCCGCCGGGAGCAGGGAGAAACCCTCGAAGCGGGAGAGCAACGCCTCCAATCCCAGATGCGCCTGCATCCGTGCGAGCGGCGCACCCAGGCATGTGTGAGCGTCCCGTCCGAAGGCCAGGGAGGGTTGCTCCCGGTGAAGGATGAAGCGATCTGCCTCGGGGTAGCGGCGCTCATCCCTCCCTGCGGAGCCTGTCAGGGCGAGCACCCCGGCGCCTTTGGGGATCGTC encodes the following:
- a CDS encoding DUF4136 domain-containing protein encodes the protein MFRPRPVVVPLLMLVFTACASIETRTDYDPGSVERLTGYRTYAWLPSPQTQTTQVYNPIVESRVRSAVEKELQSRGYQEVSQNPDFTIGWHGAIDQKLDVQTVDQYYGYAWDPWYSPFYLGPAVPETRVREYQEGTLILDFIDAASNKLVWRGTAQAELKESASASKRQERLNKAVHDMLKDFPPKSKK